In a genomic window of Trichoderma atroviride chromosome 4, complete sequence:
- a CDS encoding uncharacterized protein (TransMembrane:6 (i36-55o75-94i101-121o133-158i170-188o200-219i)) has protein sequence MHEMREVLALERQSGTASWRECFAWRAKVPKTLYRTLLGMGIHFLQQWTGINYFFYYGPSIFKSAGINDPFMTQLVLGAVNVCTTFLAVLMVDWWGRRRPLVLGALWQAACLLVFASWGTVLKANEGLPGPGIFMMISACMFIASFAATWGPIAWLVMGETFALRTRAKQAALTTASNWLGNFMIGLLTPPASMGLEYRFGFVLASANLIAGALVYFFLYESTLLSLESVDIMYSIHGLYPWESRSWVPPGYVTRRERDEEHFRRMSISAATNISNVTQEMVDMVNNDVVAKPKAVDV, from the exons ATGCATGAAATGCGAGAGGTTTTGGCGTTGGAACGCCAGAGCGGTACTGCGTCGTGGCGTGAGTGCTTCGCATGGAGAGCCAAAGTCCCAAAGACTCTGTATCGTACCTTGTTAGGCATGGGCATTCATTTTTTGCAACAATGGACGGGCATTAATTACTTCTTCTACTATGGCCCATCAATCTTTAAGTCTGCCGGAATCAATGACCCTTTCATGACCCAGCTGGTTCTTGGCGCCGTCAACGTTTGTACGACATTTCTTGCCGTCTTGATGGTCGATTGGTGGGGCCGCCGACGCCCCCTTGTTTTGGGTGCATTGTGGCAGGCCGCTTGTCTGTTGGTCTTTGCTTCCTGGGGTACTGTTTTGAAAGCCAACGAAGGTTTACCCGGACCGGGAATCTTCATGATGATATCTGCTTGCATGTTCATTGCGTCTTTTGCAGCAACTTGGGGTCCCATTGCTTGGCTGGTCATGGGTGAAACGTTTGCCCTTCGGACACGCGCAAAACAAGCCGCGTTGACCACGGCCTCCAACTGGCTCGGTAACT TCATGATTGGGCTGCTCACTCCACCCGCTTCCATGGGCCTAGAGTACAGGTTTGGATTTGTTCTAGCCAGCGCCAACCTCATCGCCGGAGCTCTGGTCTACTTCTTCCTGTACGAGTCGACGCTACTAAGCTTAGAAAGCGTGGATATCATGTACAGCATCCACGGTCTCTATCCATGGGAGAGCCGCAGTTGGGTTCCACCTGGATACGTCACGCGCCGGGAACGAGACGAGGAGCATTTCCGAAGAATGAGCATTTCTGCGGCAACTAATATTTCCAACGTCACTCAGGAAATGGTGGACATGGTGAACAACGACGTCGTTGCGAAGCCCAAAGCAGTCGACGTTTAA
- a CDS encoding uncharacterized protein (TransMembrane:6 (i12-32o52-79i91-113o119-136i148-173o179-202i)) — MFGHRSINIKGATCGFDALLLVVVTSIAGFLFGYDIGQISGILLFQNFNYNFLLDGSLAMSLIVSLMSVGCLVGSLLGAYSADWLGRRKSIALGVLFFIAGDVVQITAVDSWIHVSSGRFIAGLGIGNLSVGVPMFQSECVPREIRGAVVTSYQLLITIGILVGNLVCFLMRTHEGQGFAWRLVISMGAVFSLPLGLGILIVPESPRWLAGRED; from the exons ATGTTCGGCCACAG GTCCATCAACATTAAAGGCGCTACCTGCGGCTTCGATGCCCTGCTCCTCGTTGTCGTCACGTCTATTGCCGGTTTCCTCTTTGGTTACGATATCGGGCAAATCTCTGGCATCTTGCTCTTTCAAAACTTCAACTACAACTTTTTGCTAGATGGGTCCCTGGCAATGTCTCTGATCGTTTCTTTGATGAGTGTCGGTTGTCTTGTGGGCTCTCTACTGGGTGCATA TTCTGCGGATTGGCTCGGCCGACGAAAAAGCATTGCTCTCGGTGtactcttcttcattgcaGGAGATGTTGTTCAAATCACTGCAGTGGACAGCTGGATTCACGTCAGTTCGGGCAGGTTTATCGCGGGCCTTGGTATCGGCAATCTTTCTGTTGGAGTTCCCATGTTCCAATCAGAGTGCGTTCCTCGCGAGATTCGCGGAGCAGTTGTCACCTCCTATCAACTACTCATTACAATTGGCATACTGGTCGGCAACTTGGTATGCTTCTTGATGAGGACCCATGAGGGTCAAGGGTTTGCATGGCGTCTCGTCATTAGTATGGGTGCCGTCTTTTCGCTACCCCTTGGACTCGGCATTCTCATTGTCCCAGAGTCACCGAGATGGCTTGCCGGCAGGGAAGACTAG
- a CDS encoding uncharacterized protein (TransMembrane:1 (o32-53i)): MSVGAANKDCKYLPAASGKAPSDWPFVHSTTFIFLSNTLYSTVAYFGIFILPAPSTVSRLLDRVTARKSSTFAYLTTKKEDQQHFHNTDCQIPSK, translated from the exons ATGTCAGTTGGCGCTGCCAACAAAGACT GCAAGTACCTTCCCGCTGCGAGTGGCAAGGCACCATCCGACTGGCCATTTGTTCATTCAACCacatttattttcttatcaAATACTC TCTATTCTACTGTGGCATATTTTGGCATCTTTATTCTACCAGCACCTAGCACAGTCTCGAGGTTACTGGACAGAGTCACGGCACGGAAAAGCAGCACATTTGCATACCTGACCACCAAGAAAGAAGACCAGCAGCATTTCCACAACACGGACTGTCAAATCCCATCGAAATAG
- a CDS encoding uncharacterized protein (EggNog:ENOG41) — translation MPLQLGDMTFKDGAAYAHTYITSFQSNAYSRASFADQTFDQRVAGVIRRWPKNYGQALVAYKKVVDADTGELVGWVKIGFENTDIDPKLFAPTDIPEDIVPEFVTQSTSAPKDQNTATPRSDFIKRAEAARSRDLGSRPAIVVYLCGTHPKAQRRGAGSLLMAWVTELADRQGLACWVTSSEMAVPLYEKFGFVVAEKITVPLPGDNVDGETYTHTCMIREPKKLEVVL, via the exons ATGCCTCTTCAGCTCGGGGACATGACATTTAAAGATGGCGCAGCCTACGCCCACACGTACATCACCTCCTTCCAGAGCAACGCCTACTCCAGAGCTTCCTTCGCAGACCAGACTTTTGATCAGCGAGTAGCGGGCGTTATCCGTCGTTGGCCGAAAAACTATGGGCAAGCGCTTGTTGCTTATAAAAAGGTTGTCGACGCGGACACAGGAGAGTTGGTTGGCTGGGTTAAGATAGGATTTGAGAATACTGACATTGACCCGAAGTTGTTTGCTCCTACAG ACATACCGGAGGACATTGTACCCGAATTTGTCACCCAATCAACATCAGCTCCCAAGGATCAAAATACTGCCACTCCCAGGTCTGATTTTATAAAAAGAGCCGAGGCAGCGCGGTCGCGAGATTTGGGCAGTCGACCTGCCATTG TTGTATACCTGTGTGGAACACACCCCAAGGCGCAGCGACGTGGTGCCGGGAGCTTGCTGATGGCCTGGGTAACCGAGCTGGCGGATCGACAAGGCCTCGCCTGCTGGGTGACTAGTTCCGAGATGGCTGTGCCCTTGTACGAGAAGTTTGGTTTCGTTGTGGCGGAGAAGATTACCGTGCCGCTGCCTGGGGACAATGTTGATGGAGAAACTTATACACACACGTGCATGATTCGAGAGCCAAAGAAATTGGAAGTGGTTCTTTGA